From Mustelus asterias chromosome 5, sMusAst1.hap1.1, whole genome shotgun sequence, a single genomic window includes:
- the LOC144494027 gene encoding cyclic GMP-AMP synthase-like, with product MSQRKAAGTGVRVAGRPAGSPSAQHPALNRAAGANPKDQPGKGSKERPRQSSYPDSKSQSSPADSSSKSGSHREGNGGKNQGARSSRIGGEQAMRPSRAGGEQGTRSSRAGGEQGTRSSRAGAEQGTRSSKAGGEQGTRSSRAAGEQGTRSSRAGGEQGTGSSRAGGEQGTGSSRAGGEQGTGSSKAGGEQGTRSSRAGGEQGTGSSRAGGEQGTGSSRAGGEQGTRSSRAGDEQGTGSSRAGGEQGTGSSRAVGDSEKDLNLNKILRNVVENLRIRSAQKCRASKQVNEVVDHLLQYIKKDSARCFATIEKLASGSYYENVKISEPNEFDIMITVPVKRIDFTEVDSEGAFYQVAFKRNVGSNPLSQFVNNGTLSAEEMIGYLRKLIKEAAKTLSGHSIKVERKKAGSPAVTLQIEDEDHGPISLDMVLALKVHSQSWPDSTTDGLRIEDWLGKKVRRDFRMEPFYLVPKQPPYVTQATPSQSPKEMWRISFSHIEKKMLLNHGNLKTCCENGLRKCCRKPCLKLLKNLIQKLKERNPRILASVCSYHAKTTLLHACVKRPKDEMWSFKDLDTRFLQLLDDFVQHLKATNLPHFFIPTYNLFQPCLFDSRCREALLRLIESERNNNFPIFSRPN from the exons ATGAGCCAGAGGAAAGCAGCAGGGACTGGGGTCAgggtcgctggccggccagcaggCAGCCCGTCAGCCCAGCACCCCGCCCTCAACAGGGCTGCCGGTGCCAACCCAAAGGACCAGCCGGGGAAAGGCTCCAAGGAGCGGCCGCGACAGAGCAGTTATCCCGATAGTAAATCCCAGAGCAGCCCCGCAGACTCCAGCAGCAAGAGTGGCAGCCACAGAGAGGGGAATGGAGGCAAGAATCAAGGCGCCAGGTCCAGCAGAATTGGGGGTGAGCAGGCAATGAGGCCCAGCAGGGCTGGGGGTGAGCAGGGCACCAGGTCCAGCAGGGCTGGGGGTGAGCAGGGCACCAGGTCCAGCAGGGCTGGGGCTGAGCAGGGCACCAGGTCCAGCAAGGCGGGGGGTGAGCAGGGCACCAGGTCCAGCAGGGCTGCGGGTGAGCAGGGCACCAGGTCCAGCAGGGCTGGGGGTGAGCAGGGCACCGGGTCCAGCAGGGCTGGGGGTGAGCAGGGCACTGGGTCCAGCAGGGCTGGGGGTGAGCAGGGCACCGGGTCCAGCAAGGCGGGGGGTGAGCAGGGCACCAGGTCCAGCAGGGCGGGGGGTGAGCAGGGCACCGGGTCCAGCAGGGCTGGGGGTGAGCAGGGCACTGGGTCCAGCAGGGCTGGGGGTGAGCAGGGCACCAGGTCCAGCAGGGCTGGGGATGAGCAGGGCACCGGGTCCAGCAGGGCTGGGGGTGAGCAGGGCACCGGGTCCAGCAGGGCTGTGGGTGACAGTGAGAAGGATCTGAATTTGAACAAAATCTTGAGGAATGTGGTTGAAAATCTGCGGATTCGATCTGCCCAGAAATGCCGAGCATCGAAGCAGGTTAATGAGGTGGTGGATCATTTGCTGCAGTACATCAAGAAGGATTCTGCTAGATGCTTTGCAACAATTGAAAAGTTAGCGAGTGGCAGCTACTACGAGAACGTGAAG ATCTCAGAACCAAATGAGTTTGACATAATGATCACCGTTCCTGTCAAAAGGATCGATTTTACCGAAGTGGATTCTGAAGGCGCTTTCTACCAAGTGGCGTTTAAGAGAAACGTGGGGTCCAACCCACTCAGTCAGTTTGTTAACAATGGAACTCTGTCTGCTGAAGAAATGATTGGATACCTCAGGAAACTCATAAAAGAAGCAGCAAAAACTCTGTCAG GACACAGcatcaaagtggaaaggaaaaagGCTGGGAGTCCCGCCGTGACCCTTCAGATTGAGGATGAGGATCACGGTCCGATCTCGCTGGACATGGTTCTAGCTCTGAAAGTTCATTCACAGAGCTGGCCAGACAGTACCACTGACGGTCTGAGGATTGAAGACTGGTTGGGAAAGAAGGTTAGGAGGGATTTCCGAATGGAGCCTTTCTATCTTGTACCAAAGCAGCCACCTTATGTGACACAAGCAACACCGAGTCAGTCACCTAAAG AAATGTGGCGGATTTCATTCTCTCATATTGAGAAGAAGATGCTCTTGAACCATGGCAATTTAAAGACATGCTGTGAGAATGGATTACGCAAGTGTTGCAG GAAACCCTGTCTGAAGCTTTTGAAGAACTTGATCCAGAAACTGAAGGAGAGGAACCCTCGCATCCTGGCGAGTGTGTGCTCATACCACGCGAAGACAACTCTGCTCCATGCCTGTGTCAAGAGGCCCAAAGATGAAATGTGGTCCTTTAAAGATCTGGACACCCGCTTCCTTCAGCTCTTGGATGACTTTGTCCAACACCTTAAGGCCACCAATCTTCCTCATTTCTTCATCCCTACCTACAATCTCTTCCAGCCTTGCTTATTTGATTCAAGATGTCGGGAAGCGCTGCTACGGCTGATCGAGAGCGAGAGAAACAACAACTTTCCCATCTTCTCAAGGCCCAATTAa